ACACGCCTCCCAGAAGGAACCGCAGGACAAGCATCACGAGGTCGTATTCGGGCATCCCTCTCCTCCCTGCGGTCACGCAATTGTCGCAGACCGCTGCGCTTGCCCAACCGTGGCTCACGGCCTGAGCAGATCGTCATCAACCTTGGGAGGCGGCCGCCAGGAGGGCCTCGATTGCCCGATCGACGTCTGATTCGTCCGTTGCCCAGTCGGACACCGAGATGCGCATGAGACGGTTCCCGGCCCATGTCGTGGGACTGAAGTAGGCAACACCGCTCTCGCTCACGCGAGCCATGATGCGTTCCGCCAGCGCGTCACCATCGCCGTCGGGGTGCAGCCATCGCACGAGGACCTGGTTGAACACCACCTCGTTGACGATCTCGGCGGAACCCGACGCCGACAGCGCGGTGGCAAATCTTTGCGCCAGTGTGTGTGACCGGGTAACGAGATCACGCACCCCTACGACACCCAGGGAACGCAGGACGGCGTAGACACCGAGACCGCGAGCACGGCGCGAATGCTCCGGGTTCCAGTCCAGCTGGTCACGCACCTCGCCGGTTCCCTGAACCAGATACGCCCCGCGTGTGGTCATGGAGGCGTGATGGGCGTCGGGATGACGGCAGATCGCAATGCCCGAGTCGTACGCCACGTTGAGCAGCTTGTGGGCATCGGTTGACCACGAGTCCATGAGGTCGATGCCATCGGTGAGACGATCATCGACCGTAGCTGCCCACAAGCCAACGGCGCCGTCGACGTGCACCCAGGTTGGGTTCCCACGAAGCCGGTGCTCGTCGACTGCTGCCGCCACGTCCCGGAACCGATCGAACGAGCCGGTGTTTACGTTGCCGGCCTCGACGCACACGATCGTCGGACCGTTGGCTGCTTCGAGTGCCGCGCGCAGCGCGGGAATGCTCATGCGGGCCTCATCGTCAGACGCCACTTCGACCATTTGGCCGGCGCCGAGGCCGAGAAACCGGAGAGCGCGTGGGACGGTGCCGTGACGTTCTGTTTTGCCGATGACCTGAACCAGGGGAGCGCCTTGCAGACCGTCACGTTCCACATCCCATCCAGATCCCTTGAGAACATGGTTGCGTGCAGCCGCCAGGCAGGTAAACGTCGCCATCTGACCACCCGTCACGAACCCGACCGAGGCCCGGGCAGGCAGTCCCAAGAGGTCCACGACCCAACGAGCCGCCGTCTCTTCGACCACGGCCGCACCGGGAGCCACGGCGTGCAGACCGGCATTCTGGTCCCACAGAGCCGTGAGGACTTCAGCGCCGAACGCTGCCGGGTGCAAGCCGCCGATCACGAAGCCGAAGTAGCGGCCGGAGGCGTGGGCAGTGACGAATGGGTCGAGGTCTGCAGCCAAGGCGGTGATCATCGCTGCTGGGTCCTCACCATCCATGGGCATGGCCCCGCCGACGAGGGCCCGAATGGGATCGGCTGCCACCGAAGGCTGGACCGGACGCGTGGGCAGCGATTCGAGGTAGGCGACCGACGCCTTGGCCAGCGTGTCCACGAGCGACTTCCAGTCGTACTCGCGCATCGACACTCCCTTCGCACTCAGATCGATCCTCGCCACCAACGCTAGCGATGGGGGAGTACCCCTATCCTGAGTGCATGTCACATCTCATCACTGACTTCTACCGCCAGAACGAATGGGCGAACCTCGCCATCATCGACCACTGCCGTCCGCTGACCGACGAGCAACTCGACGACGCCTCGGTCACCGGTGTCTACGGATCCATCCGCTCGACGCTGCTGCACATCGTCGGAGCCGAGGTCGCCTACGCCGCCCGACTCGGCGACACCGACCTGGAGAGGCACGGCGCGGACGACCCGTGGCCGGGATTCGATCGGGTCGCCGAGTACGCGAGGCTGGCGGCGGCCTCGTTGACGGCACACGCCGAGTCCCTTCCGGCCGAGCCGATTCTGTCGCGGGACGGTAAGGATGAGATCGACCGCGAGGTCGTCCTCGTCCAGATGTACCACCACAGCACGCATCACCGCGCGGAGATCTGCACGGTGCTCACCCAGATCGGGGTCGAACCCCTCGACCTCAGCGCCTGGAGTTGGGGACCGGCCGACGGTCGAATCCGGCCGGTCTGAGTCGAACCTGAGCCAACTCACGTCAGGGCTGGAACATCTCCACGACGCCCGTCGCCTGACCACCGTTGACGTACAGCCACACACCACAGAACTCACCGGGGCAGGGCAGATAGGACGCAGCCGTCGGCCATGACGACACGGCGATCGGCTGCGGGAAGAAACCGGCGTCGCTCAGAGTGGCGTCGATGTAGAACACCTGGGCGAGCGGGGAGATCGGCACCGGGAAGGTCATCGGGTTCTGGTTCCGGATGTAGTTGTCGAAGACTTCGGTACCGTCGGCCGTCGCCTCGGCCTCGGCGGCGGCGCCGGTAAAGTAGCAGGCCAGGTCGAAGGTGATCACCCCGCCCCCGACCGCCTCGGCATATCCGAACCACAGGCCGTCCGGGAGCAGGCCGCCCTCCACGACGCACCCGGAACCGTGGGGATCACCCGACGCGCCGAACACGGCGGGGAACTCCCACGGGATGGGAACCACATAGAGGGGGGCGGTTGTCGTGGTCACGCCGGCCGTCGTCGTCGTGGCCTCAGCGGCCGTGGTCGTCGTGTCTTCTGGCACCGTGGTGGTCGCCTCGCTCGTCGTCGATGCAACCGTGGTCGAGGTGCCAGTGGTCCCTGTACCTCCACAGGCAGCCAGAACGAGGCTGAGAACAAGAGACAGACGCAGCGGGATCATCTTGATCTCCTTCGGGACTTCGGGTTCTCCTGAGAGCCTACCGAACAGACCCCAAGGGGAGAGGACCCGGAGTGGTTCGGTTCTCGAAGTTTCGAAGCAATGTTACATAACGTGGATTATGGGACATGGCTACGACGCCTGCACCGACCTCCAGGCACGCCGGCGCTCCTCACTCGTAGCTCGCGCCTGACACCCGTCCAGGTGGTCGTTGACGAGCCCCACGGCCTGCATGAGGGCATACATCGTCGTCGGGCCGACGAACGACCAGCCGCGGCCCTTCAGATCCTTGCTGAGCTCCTTCGACGCCTCGGTGATCGCCGGGATGTCCTCCAGCGAGGTCGGTGCCGGGCGGGCAAAGTCGGCGTACCGCGCCAGGAAGCCGGCGACCGACCCGAATTCAGCACTGAGTTCGAGCGCGCGCGCCGCGTTACCGATGGCGGCACGGATCTTGGCTTCGTTGCGGATGATGCGGGCATCGCCGAGGAGTCGACGGACCTCCCGGTCGCCGAAGCGACTCACCGTGTCGGGGTCGAAGCCGGCGAAGACCTCACGGAAGGCGTCGCGCTTGCGCAGGGTCGTGATCCATGACAGGCCGGCTTGGAAGCCCTCGAGAGCGACCCGCTCGTAGAGGCCGGCGTCGCTCAGGACGGGGTAACCCCACTCGCGGTCGTGATAGTCGACATAGAGAGGGTCAGAACCGGGCCACGGGCACCGCGGGACCCCGTCGTCGCCGACCGTGAGGTCACTCACCGGTCGGATCGAAGTCCAGCGCTCCCGAGTTGATGCAGTACCGCAGCCCGTCGGAGCCGGGTCCGTCCTCGAACACGTGGCCGAGATGACCGCCGCAGGTGGCACACAGCACCTCTGTCCGCACACGGCCGTAGCCGGTGTCGGGCTTGGTGGTCACCGCCGCGACGTCGGCGGGAGCGACGAACGAGGGCCAGCCGGTACCGCTGTCGTACTTGTCGGCGGACCGGAACAGCTCGGTGCCGCAGCCGGCGCACTTGTACGAACCCGGGTCCTTGGTGTCCCAGTAAGCACCGGTGAACGCCGGTTCGGTAGCGCTGCATCGCAGGATGTCGTACTGCTCGGGGCTGAGGCGCTCTGCCCAGTCGGTGTCGGTGGCGGGAACATCGGGCATCATCACTCCGTTGTCGTTGGAGACAAGGGTATCGCAGGATCGGAGGAGTCATGGCCAGGATCGCCATCATCGGAGACGGACCGGGAGGCTTGAGCGCGGCGCTCTTCCTCGCCAAGAACGGGCACGAGGCACTCGTCTACGGTGACGACAAGACGGCGGTGCACTACGCCCAGCTCCACAACTACCTGGGACTCCCCGACACAGCGGGTACCGAGTTCATCGACATCGCGCGCGCTCACACCAGATCCCACGGGGCGCGCTTTCTCGACGAGCGGGCCCGCGACGTAGTCCCCTCCCCCACCGGATTCTCCGTCGTCTCCGAGTCGGATAGGACGCAGGACGTGGACTACGTCGTCCTCGACGAGGGCAAGAACCCGGTCATCGCCGGCGCCCTCGGCCTCGAGGTGGATGACTCCGGCGCGGTGCCGGTAGACAGCGAACAGCGGACCGGTCTCCCCCGCGTCTACGCAGTCGGCCGCATGACCCGGCCCAAACGGAGCCAGGTGGTCATCTCCGCCGGTGCCGGCGCCGTTGCAGCTCTCGACATCCTCGCCGCCGAAGCCGGCGAGGACCTCCAGGACTGGGACTCTCCCCCGAAGGACTGACCGACCTCACCCCCCTGGCGGCACCGGAGGTTCATACGGTGCGGTTCGATGTCGCTCAGTACATGGTCGTTCGGGTCAGGTGATGCGGCCAGTGGGTCGTGTGGTACACGCTCCACAGCCGAAAGTCCACATGCGGGATGATCACGGCCCGGTCGGCGGGGCGCCGACGATTGATCGCATCGGTCAGCAGGGCGGTGCCGTAGATGGTGTGGAGGCGGATCTCGATCTCGTCGTTCGAGTCGCGCTCGATGATCTCGCCGGTACCGATTCGACGGTCGAGATCCTCGGAGTACTCGAGGATGCCCATCACCCGGAGCGCCACCGGCACGATGTAGTCGGCGAACGCCGTCAGCCGGTCCAACCCGCGGATATCGAGGCCGCGTTCGGGGCCGATGGTGAGATGCAGGGACCAGAGGGCCAGTTGAGCGAGCTTGTGGAACAAGATCGTGCGCTCCTTGTACGCGCTGCGATCATCGAAGCGCGGGAACTCGACGATCAGCCGCTCCAGCAGACCGTCGCCGTCGGCGTAGACGGCAGGTGCGCACGACGGGATGAACCGGTGGAAACGCCCGCCGTAGCGCTCCTCGAGTATGGCCCCGACGGCGTTCAAGACGGAGGCACGCTCGTCGAGCATCGGCATGGTCACCGTGCCTTGGAAGATCCGATCCAGGTCATCGGCGGCGACGGTGGCGAGGTAGCCACCTTCGAGCACTGGCGTGCCAGCTCGCCAGGCGCGGTGGAGACAAGCATGCATCGCCTCGCTGTCGGACCAGGTGCCGCCCTCGTAATCGACCTCGAACCGTCGACCGCTGGCGAAATCGGTGAAAGCGAAATCGAGCACCGATCTCAGCATGACCGCATCGATCTGATCCGCGACGGTGTCGCCCCACGAGAAGGACCCGCTCGGCCCGCTCCCGGGTGGTGCGAAGGGCTCGTACGCCATCCAGTCGGCCACCCACTCGACCCTCTCCAGATTGGTGCGCACGTTGTCCGTGAGATCCACGACCGGCACCACCGACTCGAGCACGGGCATGTCCCATGCCCTGATCCTCTCCGTGGGCACCCGATCCTCCCCTCTCGGCTGGCGGACAGCGGCCGCTAGGGTCCCACACATCGTGACCCCC
This window of the Acidimicrobiia bacterium genome carries:
- a CDS encoding pyridoxal-dependent decarboxylase; the protein is MREYDWKSLVDTLAKASVAYLESLPTRPVQPSVAADPIRALVGGAMPMDGEDPAAMITALAADLDPFVTAHASGRYFGFVIGGLHPAAFGAEVLTALWDQNAGLHAVAPGAAVVEETAARWVVDLLGLPARASVGFVTGGQMATFTCLAAARNHVLKGSGWDVERDGLQGAPLVQVIGKTERHGTVPRALRFLGLGAGQMVEVASDDEARMSIPALRAALEAANGPTIVCVEAGNVNTGSFDRFRDVAAAVDEHRLRGNPTWVHVDGAVGLWAATVDDRLTDGIDLMDSWSTDAHKLLNVAYDSGIAICRHPDAHHASMTTRGAYLVQGTGEVRDQLDWNPEHSRRARGLGVYAVLRSLGVVGVRDLVTRSHTLAQRFATALSASGSAEIVNEVVFNQVLVRWLHPDGDGDALAERIMARVSESGVAYFSPTTWAGNRLMRISVSDWATDESDVDRAIEALLAAASQG
- a CDS encoding DinB family protein: MSHLITDFYRQNEWANLAIIDHCRPLTDEQLDDASVTGVYGSIRSTLLHIVGAEVAYAARLGDTDLERHGADDPWPGFDRVAEYARLAAASLTAHAESLPAEPILSRDGKDEIDREVVLVQMYHHSTHHRAEICTVLTQIGVEPLDLSAWSWGPADGRIRPV
- a CDS encoding DNA-3-methyladenine glycosylase I, yielding MSDLTVGDDGVPRCPWPGSDPLYVDYHDREWGYPVLSDAGLYERVALEGFQAGLSWITTLRKRDAFREVFAGFDPDTVSRFGDREVRRLLGDARIIRNEAKIRAAIGNAARALELSAEFGSVAGFLARYADFARPAPTSLEDIPAITEASKELSKDLKGRGWSFVGPTTMYALMQAVGLVNDHLDGCQARATSEERRRAWRSVQAS
- the msrB gene encoding peptide-methionine (R)-S-oxide reductase MsrB: MPDVPATDTDWAERLSPEQYDILRCSATEPAFTGAYWDTKDPGSYKCAGCGTELFRSADKYDSGTGWPSFVAPADVAAVTTKPDTGYGRVRTEVLCATCGGHLGHVFEDGPGSDGLRYCINSGALDFDPTGE
- a CDS encoding FAD-dependent oxidoreductase, producing the protein MARIAIIGDGPGGLSAALFLAKNGHEALVYGDDKTAVHYAQLHNYLGLPDTAGTEFIDIARAHTRSHGARFLDERARDVVPSPTGFSVVSESDRTQDVDYVVLDEGKNPVIAGALGLEVDDSGAVPVDSEQRTGLPRVYAVGRMTRPKRSQVVISAGAGAVAALDILAAEAGEDLQDWDSPPKD
- a CDS encoding queuosine salvage family protein codes for the protein MPTERIRAWDMPVLESVVPVVDLTDNVRTNLERVEWVADWMAYEPFAPPGSGPSGSFSWGDTVADQIDAVMLRSVLDFAFTDFASGRRFEVDYEGGTWSDSEAMHACLHRAWRAGTPVLEGGYLATVAADDLDRIFQGTVTMPMLDERASVLNAVGAILEERYGGRFHRFIPSCAPAVYADGDGLLERLIVEFPRFDDRSAYKERTILFHKLAQLALWSLHLTIGPERGLDIRGLDRLTAFADYIVPVALRVMGILEYSEDLDRRIGTGEIIERDSNDEIEIRLHTIYGTALLTDAINRRRPADRAVIIPHVDFRLWSVYHTTHWPHHLTRTTMY